From Hirundo rustica isolate bHirRus1 chromosome 1, bHirRus1.pri.v3, whole genome shotgun sequence, a single genomic window includes:
- the OTUD1 gene encoding OTU domain-containing protein 1: MQLYSSVITHYPAGATAAAAAASPSSAAVFKVSLSPGPSAAETPSAADAAGPNAAAESSGKDSFVPAGGSSSAAAMPAFSSCLEVMPSGPAAGPAGRPAAGPQFSSCAQVTVSRRRPLERIVPIRIVQRAEAAGELVPGSPRSRAWLEGILESVRQAGGDGEAAAEEPSNRSLRLSEHCQALQAAAAGAQPGLVPGCGPAERSGGPAQPGGPAHGEEEEEAAGPDVRRGPGGRAERSEKLALYLAEVEKQDKYLRQKGRFRFHIIPDGNCLYRAVCKAVYGDQRLHGELREQTVHYIADHLDHFNPIIEGDVGEFLIGAAQDGAWAGYPELLAMGQMLNVNIHLTTGGRPESPTVSTMVHYLGPEDPTRPSIWLSWLSNGHYDAVLDRMCPNPEYEAWCRQTQVQRRRDEELAKSMAVSLSKMYIEQNACS, translated from the coding sequence ATGCAGCTCTACAGCTCCGTGATCACCCACTACCCGGCGGGCGCGACCGCAGCAGCCGCCGCGGCCTCGCCGAGCTCCGCCGCCGTCTTCAAGGTCTCCTTGTCGCCGGGACCCTCCGCCGCGGAGACACCGAGCGCCGCCGACGCCGCGGGCCCGAACGCGGCCGCCGAGAGCTCCGGCAAGGACAGCTTCGTTCCCGCggggggcagcagcagcgccgCCGCCATGCCCGCCTTCTCGTCCTGCTTGGAGGTGATGCCGAGCGGCCCCGcggcgggcccggccgggcggcCGGCGGCCGGCCCGCAGTTCAGCTCCTGCGCGCAGGTCACCGTCAGCCGCCGGCGGCCGCTGGAGAGGATCGTGCCCATCCGCATCGTGCAGCGCGCCGAGGCCGCCGGAGAGCTGGTGCCGGGCTCGCCGCGCAGCCGCGCCTGGCTGGAGGGCATCCTGGAGAGCGTGCGGCAGGCCGGCGGCGACGGCGAGGCCGCCGCCGAGGAGCCCAGCAACCGCAGCCTGCGGCTCAGCGAGCACTGCCAGGCGCTGCAGGCGGCGGCCGCCGGCGCGCAGCCCGGGCTGGTCCCCGGCTGCGGCcccgcggagcggagcgggggcCCCGCGCAGCCCGGCGGCCCCGCGCacggcgaggaggaggaggaggcggcggggcccgACGTGCGGCGGGGGCCCGGCGGCAGAGCGGAGCGCAGCGAGAAGCTGGCGCTGTACCTGGCCGAGGTGGAGAAGCAGGACAAGTACCTGCGGCAGAAGGGCCGGTTCCGCTTCCACATCATCCCCGACGGGAACTGCCTGTACCGCGCCGTCTGCAAGGCGGTGTACGGGGACCAGCGGCTGCACGGCGAGCTCCGCGAGCAGACCGTGCACTACATCGCCGACCACCTAGACCACTTCAACCCCATCATCGAGGGCGACGTGGGAGAGTTCCTCATCGGCGCCGCCCAGGACGGGGCCTGGGCCGGCTACCCGGAGCTGCTGGCCATGGGGCAGATGCTGAACGTGAACATTCACCTCACCACGGGCGGCCGGCCCGAGAGCCCCACCGTTTCCACCATGGTTCACTACCTGGGGCCCGAGGACCCGACGCGACCCAGTATCTGGCTGAGCTGGCTTAGCAATGGGCACTACGATGCCGTGCTGGACCGCATGTGCCCCAACCCAGAGTACGAGGCGTGGTGCAGACAGACTCAGGTACAGCGCAGGCGGGATGAGGAGCTGGCCAAGTCCATGGCGGTGTCCTTGTCCAAGATGTACATAGAGCAGAATGCCTGCTCATGA